The Silurus meridionalis isolate SWU-2019-XX chromosome 25, ASM1480568v1, whole genome shotgun sequence genomic interval ACACCAGTCCAGTGGTGGACGTAATTAGCAAATTcatgatcagtagatgcaccaagcgccgatcagaacacgtgtaaaacagagcgcgcttttatccactcataaaaaactcaacaactgattttgcaaaatgtagttgagtaaaaaatgagataattgactttgaaatgtagtgaagttaaagtaaaagtctccgcaaatggaaacacttcagtacagatacacaaaaaagctacttaagtacaataacaaattacatttacttctttactgtccaccatcaaacacacacacacacacacacacacacacatacgtgtGATACCTGATTTTGAGCTTCGGAAGAGAGATAATTAACCATCGACCTCCATTTTTGGCTCCTGCTAACACTTTTATTAATCCTTCTGTTAGAATTTCTTTAgggcagaagaaaaaaacttttataaaccaaatttatttaaaaataccaAAAGTAGACCAGTATAGGTTTAAAACAGGAGGGGTGTTTGGATTTAGCTTGTTAATGTCTTAATTGGAGTCTCTGAGCAGCAGGAATATCTCTCACACGCCCactttgttccttttttttcctcttcgcAGAGGTGATGGTTGGGATGGGGTTCACTACAGAGGACATCAAAGATGCGTTACTCAATCAGAAATACAATGAAGTCACTGCGACTTACCTTCTCCTGGGGCTGAAGAATGaggttttatacacacacacacacacacacatgcattcttacactctgacacacactggAGTCTGGATTTAGGTTGCTGTTTTAGCATTAGTTTTTTAACAGCTGTTTGTGGTCGTGTGTGCAGGACGGCACGGAGTCACGTGTGAGTGGCAGCATGACGTTGCCGAGAGTGAGGCCGAACCCCGTCACCAACGGAACCAACAAACACTCGTCCACCGCTGCCGCCGCCGCCTcttcgtcctcctcctcctcttcctctcacaGCAAGACGCAGCGCAGCGCCTCCACTTACCACCGCCAGCGACGGCACAGCGACTTCTGTAAGAGACACGCCCCGCCCCGCCCCGCCCCGCCCCGCCCCCTCAATAACTCCGCCCATCCACCCAAACCTGCTCCTAATCTACCAGCTAAAATAATGGCACCCTTCATTAAAGTGACACCGAAtcagaatgagagaaaatgattttcaacaaaatttgtttttgcataaaaaattcAATGACCTCCATCAGCTCCTCTTTTGTtccataaacaaaacaaaatcttcACCATCAGATTTCAGACAAAATGTTCAGATTTGAATCCGGTTTAATATCTATTGGCTGATTTTGGAATGGATCGTGAATACGGTATAAAATAAACGAAGGAGATGATGCATGAAGGAGATCATGGAGACCTGACTGATTCTGCAATAAAAGGAGATGATGGAGATCCTCTGTAAGTGTACGGATGCCAATCATTTGGAAACCAGGGTTTAAATgacagtaatcccctgtttatcgCGATGGTTACGTTCTAAAACGGCCCACGATAAATGGATGCCACcttaaaaaatgctattttgtgtttacagtactgtactgtattaacattttacttcattgtataattaataattatatttttactagtaaatttgattatttcaacataaaaacaattccctataagtgttttggtctatcgtgctgtCCACAAGAGACCgaaaaaatcagccaaactagaTTGTgtagcaaatgcaattccgtgatGAACCGGggcgcgagattcgaaccgcggtaaagccgGGAATTACTGTGtggaatttttattaaaaaaactcatTGCTTCGAAAATCATTTCGAGGTGATAATCTGAGGTGTTTGGTAGGGTAGGGATGAGGGTTGGGAACCTGggctgtatacacacacacacacacacacacacacacacacactctttgatCTGCCCTTCCTTAATAGACTTTCAACACtcaaccctgtgtgtgtgtgtgtgtgtgtgtgtgtgtgtgtgtgtgtgtgtgtgtgtatgtgtttcagGTGGTCCGAGCATGCCGGTAATGCACCCTAAGCGCAGTCCGACAGGCGGAGCTGACCGTGAGCTGCGTGAGAGCCGCATGCCCCCGCGGAAGGCCAGTTGCAGTGTGATGGGCAGCCGCAGCCTCCCGCCCTCCAGCCCCATGGTCAGCACGGCCAACAACCCCAACAAAGCTGAGATCCCTGAGCGGCGGAAAGACATGACCGCCACCACTGTAAGTTGTAGAGGGGGGGAGGGAGGGGGGATATGTTACTGTTTTTGCAATGATTTTGTGTAAAGATGATTATACAGAATCACATCAATTACCTCATTAAACacacttatgtgtgtgtgtgtgtgtgtgtgtgtgtgtgtgtgtgtgtgtatgtgtgtgtgtgtagaacaacATCCCCGGCAGTGCAATGACACGCAGGAACACGTACGTGTGTACGGATCGGCCgagcacagacagacagtctcTGCTGCAGAACGGAAAGGAGAacaggtaacacacacctgcaaacaaacacacaaaaacacatacacatggacaaacacacacgtatacaaacataaacaaatgcacacaaaagTAAACAGACAAACTTTGGCATGATactgtgctgatttttttctctctcgctttctctctgtctcactttgCAGCTCTCTCTCCCATCGTCTGCCCCCCACCTCTCCGTCCACTCTCAGTATTTCCGGAGCAGGAGCGTCGTCCTCCTCGTCCTCGGCGGATCGCTGTAGACTGACGCGGGGTTCCACCATACGCAGCACGTTCCACGGCGGACAGATCCGAGAGCGTGTGCCTTCCGGCTACGGGCCGCCGCCCACCTCGCCCACTCTTAGCCACGACGCCACGCTGCCGTCACACGGTCGCTCCAGAGCCACGGCCAACCTGTTCAGCAAGATCACCTCCAAACTCACACGCAGGTATGCTACAGTACGCgctcatcacatcaccccggggttCCCTGCATTTTTACTGTGGTCACGgtttttcctggggatttgaaattcaGGCAAATTGTGcgtttttgtgcaaattaaaAGTATAAAGGGTTCATAAAAAAGCATAACAACTGATTTTCTTTCCTCACCATGTCCAGCTtgagtttcttctcctctgtcagtcgtcgtgaaataaaaaacagctattaaattgACACGGATATAtgtgagcttgtgcagtttgctacagatgcggtttgcggtCTCTGACTAGCGCGCTCTAACCGTCTGATCAAAGACGCAAAACAAATATATCGTATTAGAAGCTACAGGTGCCACACTGCTTGTGATGTGACGTGATGTGACGTGATGTGAcgctcaaatctgattggatagaaaagCCATCGTAAACAGACACTACTTGAGGCAGCACAAAAAGACGCCAAAAATAGATTCAAATATAAGTCACCGATTTTTCTCCAGCGGGAAAGACTGTGGATCCTTACagcccaccactgatataccctACCACTATACATCATTCCTACAATGTACACGGTTTCTATGGTGATGATTCATGCCAGCAAGAACAGATTGTTTCCaactgtttcttttattttctctaattGTTGTTTTGTACTAAATTGCAGCACTGGAAAGGTGTGTACGTTGTCTAGCATTACAGTGACAACTGTAGCAACAGTgctggaaagtgtgtgtgtgtgtgtgtgtgtgtgtgtgtgtgtgtgtgtgtgtgtgtgtgtgtgtgtgtgtgtgaacttaaTACTTAAACACTCTGCTAGCCTTCAGTAGTGCTGCTCTACCCCTCGAAGCCTCCTGCTCCCCCTGTCCTCCAGTTTCtgcttctctttccttttttaacatcttattctctctctctctctctctctctctctctctctctctctctctctctctctctctgtctggctctttctctcattccctctgtgtgtctctctcactctcgttCTCTCAGGGTCAATCTCGACCCCTCTAAGAGGCAGGGTTCTAATAAGTCAGTATCGGGTTGCACTCTTCCACAGGGATCCAAAACAGTTAGTAAGTTCCTAAGTCTCACTCTCGCCTGTCTGCCTGCACATCTGTCTGTCCGCATTGTCTGCCTGCacatctgcctgtctgtctggctCCTGCATGCCTCTTTCCAGCAgcctgtgtgtgcatgcgtgtgtgtgtgtgtgtgtgtgtgtgtgtgtgtgtgtgtgtgtggttccgCTGTGGAGTGATGCTGCATTGCGCCTGGTTCTGTCCCGAGTCCTGTGGCACGGTGCGCTCCTGAGCCGGTGAGGATCGTTCCCAATCCTGAACTGTGTCCTTTGGTTTTTCAGGGTCGCAGATGAACCTGAGAGAGTCGGCCGATCTTCGCTCTCAGGGTGAGTCTCCGAGTCTCGCCGCCCACCAGCACCGTTATCAACAGAACCTTCAGTTACCGTGAAAAATTCAGCCTCGACTCatacacctgttttttttttttatcagtttttctTTAGTTGTTGAACATTCAGTCTTGCGGAGGCAGCGAACGCTACACAGAACAGCGAGACTCAGACAGATTGTTGCTTTTGTGCCGTTCTCTGTTTATcgtctttctgtttctctctcctttattctctctctctctctcagttgcCATCTATTTGGGAATCAGAAAAAGGCCGAGCCCTGGCTCGGGGGAGGGGGCTGGGATGTGAGGCCCCGCCCCCCACGCGCTCCCGTCGAGTTGGTACTGGCCGTGCGCGATGCAGCAAGGGGGTGCGGCTGCAGTCATGAGTCGCCGAGGTCAAAGGTCACGTTTCAGGGGGAGGCGTGTCAGCTGAGCCTGCAGCACACACGCCTCTGGAAGGCTCCACTAGCATTCACTCACATCGCGTCTCGGATCTACAAAGGGGTGGAGCTCTGAACGGATAGGGGGGGGGGGCACGTCTTTCCTCCTCTTTCCTGAACTGACTTGGCTCCACCCACTTCTGGCTGCATaaactggaagaaaaaaaaaagctccacgCCCTCCTCTAACGTCACACTCGCCTAATATACACATTAAGAGACACGATGTGTATTCACACAAACGGTGCAattgtagacacacacacacacacacacacacatacacacacacatacacgcaaaCACAACTTCTCTAAGTAACCTCATCCACAGGACCTGGACTAATTCCAGTGTAGTATTTTTTAATCTCATGAAATAATTTGCATTTCATCAATTCTCAGCAACGTTCCACTTTCCTGTTCGTTCTTTGATTGTATTTGTTGCCCAATCGCTGTTCATTTCACGCCTTATTTTATACAAACTCCGCCCATTGCCCTGCCCACCCCACCTTCCTGAACCCTTTCTATAGCCATTGAACTCGAGTTTTACTAAACGACGGTATGTGGAATATTCTGCCAGTTTTGTcaaatcccaaaaaaaaaaggaaaccacGAATACTTAATAGGATATCTTTGTCACAATTGTTCACATATAAGCAGCAGGTGGTGCTGTTGCTTCGGTTGATGCAGGTGTATACTTTTACATCAACCAATCATATCCGAGTTCAGTCTAACCATGAGTTTTAGATAAGAGATCCAAGCGAGTCTGCTTTTTGAACCATGTTGATGCAGCACTCGGAGCTCCTCCAGGGGAAGTCATGTGGACCAGATGATTGTCTGCGGGACAGAAGAAGAGGGCAACAGGCGGAGTTATATAATTACTATACAGCAACAGAGACAATAGACGGAGCTATCTGCTACGTGTGGCGTTACGCAAATACGATGTTTTGAATAACGTTAAACTCGTGATTGGttgcttttcttcttcagtTCAGTGAGAACTTCCCTCTCCCTTCACCCCTTGCTGTAAAACACACTCAGGTGGTGGGTCGGGTTGTGTCAGGGGTTCTCTGGGTAATAAAAGACGCAAGTTTTCTTCCAGAAATAAATCCCAATCTCTGGAGTATTTCCATTCGATCTCCTGAATTCCTGGCCGAGGTGGATGTTTAATGAGGGGGAAAACCAAATACCGTTCCTTGGGTTGCAAGAACGCAATGCTAATTTTAATGTAGATTTTCTGAGAAGACTTTTTCTAGAATTTCATACATTTCGAGATTGTTTTGCCGTTAGCAGAACGCAGGAAAGAAAGTGACTTATTTGGACAGTGAGGTTTGATTGGCAGGTTTCCTCcccaaaaattaaaaaaggcaCAAATTCTGGCATGGTTCCATTGCTGGAGATGGTTCTCTGTGGTGGAACTGTTCCAgtagaaaggagaaagaaacgGAAGACACTAAGAATGTTCTCGTTGTTATTGGTGGATCAGAGTGCAGCATTAAACTCCCCGTGGTTCCCTCTGAACCAACAAGCCAGATTCAACCCGAAAGCATAGCCAGAGTCAAATAAGCCCCGCCCGTTTGTGGAAGTGTGCCTTTATGCAGGTGTTGGTTCCTTGTAGCAAATCAGATCCAGACAGGAAGTGTTGGCGAGGATACACTCATCTTGTTTCCTTCAAATGGTGCTTGTTTGTAGGTCTTACAAACTATATTACGCTATATTCAGACGCTGCTGTAGAAGGATGCGGTGTGGGTTTTTCTTCCCTAATGTATGGATCCGCCATTTTCTTGTAGCAGAGCGAATAACCGTAGAGAATGGCGGGATTTGTTTCTGGTGCTGTGCAGATGATCTGTCACGATCTCAATAGTGGAATATTGTTCCAAATCCggtccagttttttttttcttgtgtttctaCCTGATCTGAAATGAACCCTTAACACAGCCCGAGTAACCTGAGCTTTACACACTGCAGCTTTAAAGGTTAAAGGAGCAGTTGGTCGTTTTTCCAGCGTCGCCTAAGACCTGTGAGGGGAAACTGCCTTTGCTTCAAAAGCATTAAAGCGACTCTCTGTCCACTCAACCGCCCCATCATGTTATGTTTTAAGCCTATGGTTTGGGGTTGAACTTATTTCTgtggcagaaaaaaacaaccctgaatatcaatgaataaatgagCGAGATTGGTTGCAGGGTAACACGGATCAAACGCAGTTTGACTCAGGCTTCTTTAAAGATCTGGGAAAATTACAAACCGCACCTTTAATGCCATTTCACCCCCTTATTTATGTTAATCAATTCATTTTTCCATCCTTACAATTTGTATTTCACATCAGCGTTCCAGCATTCAGTGTGAGcgtaaagggggaaaaaaggaaatcaaGAACAGGATCCATTGCCGAACATTTCTCTGGTCTTCGTCCTGTCTGCGCCGCCTTCGGACACCTACAGCGGAGACTCTTTCCCTGTCGAACACGTGTGAACAAACCGATGTCTGGTGGGATCCGGACAGGGCCAGGGGGCGTTACCTGTTAAACGTGTGCGTGTTTAGACCTCTGTGCACTCatccacttactcactcactctcactcactcgctTCGACTTGAATCAGCTGCATCCCACGGCTCTGCCACCAGGGGGCACTACTGTCTTAAATGTGAACACTTCAATTTGTGGATATTTGCACAGGtacttaatttattttctagGATAATTATCttgggaagaagaagaagaacaacaacaacaacaaaaaagaagacGATGAAGAAAAGACATGATTTATATCAGTCAGAAACCTGGCTGCATATAAATGTGAAGATATCGCTAACGATGATATTATTATGACTATAGTATTTATCTTAGACCTCCAGGTTAATTTCTAGCTAGTGCAGAAATCATCTGCTAGCTCTCCAGAACCTTCTGTGTGTggtgaagattaaaaaaaaagcaacctgCAGTCCTGCATGACACtgaaaggcagagagagagaaagaagggaaatggaaaatcagagaaagaaagagaaggctGGTGTGTAGCTGTTTgcagggtgtttgtgtgtgtgtgtgtgtgtgtgtgtgcgtgcatgtgtgcgaGCATGAGCAAACGGAGAGTGTATGAGACGGCATGGCATTTCTCATAAAGCATTACTCTAATATGCAATATGACGGGAGATTTGATGAGAAACAGGAAtcggattaaaaaaaaggttcaggTGGTTTGCAATGAGATTGTGGTTTGGTTGTTGttcattttgaatttttatttttttcagtattgTTTGGGGGTTTTTTGTTCCCCAGAAGTCTGTGTGCCTCtggacaaaaagagagaaatggaaacaacaaacaaaaaaatatctggagagaaataaaagaaaattacaaaaaaaaaaaaaaaagtcgtcaCTGATGTTGAAATCCTTGTGAGTTTATGACTagcatgaatttttatttttattttaatatattcattcaAATGTCATTCCAAACCAAGCAGGTCCACACCAAATGATTGgtcttgattggttggaataaaTTGGTTGGATAAAACcaatgattggttgattggttggaataaaaacctgcacaaTACGGcatttgatttttatataaaagaataatcaaatgctttttaaaattaattatgtgaattttataaaatgttgcTCTATTGGGTCAACTGTTTGAAGCAGAATGCCGTCTTCGCTAATAGATAGTGTTAAATACGATTACTGATTTTGAGATTTCCTGCTCCTATATTTCACCTGTGAGTATGGAAAACTAGCATCTGTTCCCAGGACTAAGCTGAAGAACTGATGGTTAAGGACCAGGCAGACAGTGTAACTTTTCATGGGGTTCACGTTTATTGATTCACAATTTGACTGATTGATGTTTTACAACCAAAGTTCAAATTGAGGCGAAACTGAGACGCTAGGCGTTTAGCACTAGCGCCAGGAATCTGATCCCAAGATAACATCAGCCGTACAGCGGACTCGAACCGGAtgttgaaaaacaaaagaaagaaggggtaaagaagaacaaaaggagaaaaagacagagtcAAGCAGTCTCTCATAGTGCACTAGAACACTCCCGCTGCTGCCCGATGAGGTGTTGGTGTACAAAAGGAAGAAAATTGAAAGCAAAGGTTGCCTCTTTACTTCTGGGCGGGGATCATGCTGTCGATGGCCTCGCCTTTCTCCAGCTTCTTCTCCATCTCGACCATGAGCTTGACGCCGTCCACGACGCACTGGACCTGCTCGACCTCGGAAGTGCCGATACGGTCAGCGTTGGAGATGTCGAAAACTCCACCCACGGAGGCAGTGTCCACACCACCTGAGGAGGAACGGCATTGGAAAACAGTTATTGTTACTAAAAGGTTTCCAGTGTATAGCTTCCGAGCGTTTTCATTATAAccttactttttaaaaaagtccACTCGCCTAATTTACTTCATTTGAGGTATAAAACTGTCTACATTGGACATTTTGTCTAATCATTATGTGGGTGCACATACCTGTGCCACGCTTCTGCAGACGCAGTCTGGTCAGGATCTCCTCGAATTTGGCATGCTGGCTGAGTTTGGGCAGTTTGACGTGGACACCACCACGCAGGCCAGTGCCCAGGTTGGAGGGGCAAGTGAGGACGTAGCCCAGATGCTCATTCCACATAAAGCCATGGTTGTGCTTCTTGAACACTTCCTCAATCTGGGATTGAATAGAAAATTGAGCAAGAATGATCTCAAGATGTGTGAAgaacattatatacattttgctCTTGATCCAGTTCAGAGTGTATCATGTAGTGCTTGAAACTGAAAAAGTATTAGCACACTGCAGCGCATATGTACTGTATGGGTGGGCCACATACTTTGTTCAGGCCAACGCAGAAGCGCCTGAAGACCTCCTTCATGTTGCCACCCTTCTGCATGGAGATGACACGGAGGTGATCTTCCTCGTTCACCCAGACCAGGAAAGTCTTCTCATCGTTGTgcctgaaagaagaaaaacagcgTCCTAAATCaacattaaaaagaataatCTTTTACACCCTTCTATACCCATTACCTCTAACATCTGTTATGAACCCTTTACATCCTGTTACCCCTCTAATGAACCCATTTATATTTACCATAAAtcctatttatatttaaatatttctgcCACTTACCAGATGCCTCTGGCATCAGGCCAGTCACGGGCCATACCAGCACCCAGCAGCAGAGGAGAGACAGGCTTGTCAAACAGGAAGTGGTCAGCAATCAGCTGCTCCTGCTCAGCGTCACTCATGGCTATCAGAGGGTAGTATTTGCCCTTGAACTCACCGTCCAGGCTGTTCAGAGCTGGAAAAAATAATCATATGATTGTTATATAACAATGACAATGCCAGGTAGGTATGCGCTATTCTCAGTCTAACATAGATTGTAATGACATTTGTTCTGCGCCCCCACCTCAGATTTACCAATGTGGCAGTTTCCTCCTCACAACGCAGAAGCTTCTCAGAACTACCCCTAACCCAAGTTTgcctattttttattaaaatttttacccCCTCACAATCACCATTTGTGTCATTAAGTTTTGGGTGTGCTCTGCATTTGTAGAATTGTAGAATATAATTGTGTTTATGCTTGCAATGGAGACTTACCTTCAACGGAGAGCTTCTCCACAGCTCTGCGCTCAGCACGGCTGTTGTGGGGGGGCAGAGCGTATCCCTTGATGCTGCGTCCGGTACGGACTCTGCTGCTCAGGACGTAGTTGGGGTCCAGGTCATCACCTCCCTGTGGAAGGTTGGTCTTTATTTAAACTTGTATAGACGTGTACTCATCTATAACGTTTGACATCAAGGAGTTTCACAGTGAAAAGCACAAATGCACTAATGATATCATTTGCTTTGAACCTCAATAGTGCACCAAGTAGTGACTAGTAAACTTATTAACCAATGAAAAATCATCTAGCTCAATGAGTTGTAGTTTTATAACCTTGTAATACTAGAAGAGGTTCTTTGGTTTGTCCCTCATGGGCTCACCTTCAGGTTCTCAAAGTTCAGATCAGTCTTGTGCTTGTCGGTGGGCTTGTATCCACCATGGCGGTCGGAAATGACTGGGTCAAACAGGTCCTTGAACACCTCATAGGATTCCTCATCACCAGCAACACAGCCGACAGTCATGATGAAGGGGTGACCTAGATTAAATTATGCACTAATCAGAAAATAGACATGACAGCTAAAAGGCATGCTAGAATTAGGAAGTCAGTAAAATTTGAGggcacttttaaaaaaaatgtttatggatTACTATGTGGAGCACCATAGGCCTGTTGAACACTTAGTCATCGACAGCCAAATGGTTTGAACAAGGTGCATTGCTCTAATTGTTTATCAGAGATCTCTGGTTCACTGAAAGTATTGCAAAGCCTTACTCACCAGGATTGTCCACACCAGTCTGGATGATGTCATCCAAAGTGAAGCCAGTGGGAGTCTGCTTGTCCCTCAGTTTAGCATACATCTCCTTGGTCAGCACCTTGGCCATGTGGTTGTTGTGTTTGGTGAGGTCAGGATACTCCTCATCGGCTGAGAAGTTCAGCTTGAAGTTGTTGTGGGTGTTTCCGAAAGGCATGATTGCGTTTCTGACACTGTATAACGAGACATGAGATGGAAGTCATTTTCCCATTTTCAAAATTTGTctaaaaaagtttaatacaaatttctttagaatttttttcgACCATACCTTTTTAATAACTAATTAGGAACATTTTTGTCAATTAGTAATAACTCAATCAATTGGACAATCAGAATCAGCAACTGTCAAAGAAATGGATAATATTACACCAGTCAAGTGGGACATATTTAACAACAGCTGCAGAGTCTACAGACATCTGAAGTCTTTTGGTATTCCAGTGACCCTGGTAACCTGTAGGACTTTCACTCCTCAGCTGTCATATCATATGTCTGATATGGCCGGGAAAGGGAGGTCATTTTAGGGTCTATATGTAGAAGTGTTTATTTTGGTGATTGGTCCCCCTTTCCATTAGCCTCACATTACCTTCAGTCAGGCcatcttctatcacaaatttaCGCTTTCTGTTGCCTCACACTTGACAGCGTGCACATCGTGTACTTGTCAAAATAAGTGACAGGAATGACGCTGCTACATATATTGGCATCCTAAAACACATAAAGACAAACCTTAAGCCCAGAAGGATATAGCACCTGATCTGTATACTGCTGGGATTTAGATGAAAGACTTCCTTTCAAGTCTCTTGAAATCTGTCAGGATTTGTACACAACTATAAATAACAGTAATCAGATCAGTCAGTCTGGTGCTGTCCAATTCCAATTATGTAAACAGCTATTTCTCTTAAGCTGTTCAACCTTTGACCTGTGGTCATCAGCCCTGCTTCTGGGCATCTAGCTTCCTGCAGAATTTGAACATGCTG includes:
- the mark4a gene encoding MAP/microtubule affinity-regulating kinase 4 isoform X4, with product MKALRHPNIVQLFEVIETEKTLYLVMEYASGGEVFDYLVSHGRMKEVEARAKFRQIVSAVHYCHQKNIVHRDLKAENLLLDADSNIKIADFGFSNEFTLGNKLDTFCGSPPYAAPELFQGKKYDGPEVDIWSLGVILYTLVSGSLPFDGQNLKELRERVLRGKYRVPFYMSTDCEGILRRFLVLNPSKRCTLEQVMKDKWMNTGYDSDELKPHVEPPEDFSDPSRIEVMVGMGFTTEDIKDALLNQKYNEVTATYLLLGLKNEDGTESRVSGSMTLPRVRPNPVTNGTNKHSSTAAAAASSSSSSSSSHSKTQRSASTYHRQRRHSDFCGPSMPVMHPKRSPTGGADRELRESRMPPRKASCSVMGSRSLPPSSPMVSTANNPNKAEIPERRKDMTATTNNIPGSAMTRRNTYVCTDRPSTDRQSLLQNGKENSSLSHRLPPTSPSTLSISGAGASSSSSSADRCRLTRGSTIRSTFHGGQIRERVPSGYGPPPTSPTLSHDATLPSHGRSRATANLFSKITSKLTRRVADEPERVGRSSLSGCHLFGNQKKAEPWLGGGGWDVRPRPPRAPVELVLAVRDAARGCGCSHESPRSKVTFQGEACQLSLQHTRLWKAPLAFTHIASRIYKGVEL
- the mark4a gene encoding MAP/microtubule affinity-regulating kinase 4 isoform X1; translated protein: MSFRSALPSATDRSSDHHASLVASRSEKGTSVSSRSLGARCRNSVPSCPDDPHIGNYRLLKTIGKGNFAKVKLARHVLTGREVAIKIIDKTQLNPTSLQKLFREVRIMKALRHPNIVQLFEVIETEKTLYLVMEYASGGEVFDYLVSHGRMKEVEARAKFRQIVSAVHYCHQKNIVHRDLKAENLLLDADSNIKIADFGFSNEFTLGNKLDTFCGSPPYAAPELFQGKKYDGPEVDIWSLGVILYTLVSGSLPFDGQNLKELRERVLRGKYRVPFYMSTDCEGILRRFLVLNPSKRCTLEQVMKDKWMNTGYDSDELKPHVEPPEDFSDPSRIEVMVGMGFTTEDIKDALLNQKYNEVTATYLLLGLKNEDGTESRVSGSMTLPRVRPNPVTNGTNKHSSTAAAAASSSSSSSSSHSKTQRSASTYHRQRRHSDFCGPSMPVMHPKRSPTGGADRELRESRMPPRKASCSVMGSRSLPPSSPMVSTANNPNKAEIPERRKDMTATTNNIPGSAMTRRNTYVCTDRPSTDRQSLLQNGKENSSLSHRLPPTSPSTLSISGAGASSSSSSADRCRLTRGSTIRSTFHGGQIRERVPSGYGPPPTSPTLSHDATLPSHGRSRATANLFSKITSKLTRRVADEPERVGRSSLSGCHLFGNQKKAEPWLGGGGWDVRPRPPRAPVELVLAVRDAARGCGCSHESPRSKVTFQGEACQLSLQHTRLWKAPLAFTHIASRIYKGVEL
- the mark4a gene encoding MAP/microtubule affinity-regulating kinase 4 isoform X2 — translated: MMMMMMMHASLVASRSEKGTSVSSRSLGARCRNSVPSCPDDPHIGNYRLLKTIGKGNFAKVKLARHVLTGREVAIKIIDKTQLNPTSLQKLFREVRIMKALRHPNIVQLFEVIETEKTLYLVMEYASGGEVFDYLVSHGRMKEVEARAKFRQIVSAVHYCHQKNIVHRDLKAENLLLDADSNIKIADFGFSNEFTLGNKLDTFCGSPPYAAPELFQGKKYDGPEVDIWSLGVILYTLVSGSLPFDGQNLKELRERVLRGKYRVPFYMSTDCEGILRRFLVLNPSKRCTLEQVMKDKWMNTGYDSDELKPHVEPPEDFSDPSRIEVMVGMGFTTEDIKDALLNQKYNEVTATYLLLGLKNEDGTESRVSGSMTLPRVRPNPVTNGTNKHSSTAAAAASSSSSSSSSHSKTQRSASTYHRQRRHSDFCGPSMPVMHPKRSPTGGADRELRESRMPPRKASCSVMGSRSLPPSSPMVSTANNPNKAEIPERRKDMTATTNNIPGSAMTRRNTYVCTDRPSTDRQSLLQNGKENSSLSHRLPPTSPSTLSISGAGASSSSSSADRCRLTRGSTIRSTFHGGQIRERVPSGYGPPPTSPTLSHDATLPSHGRSRATANLFSKITSKLTRRVADEPERVGRSSLSGCHLFGNQKKAEPWLGGGGWDVRPRPPRAPVELVLAVRDAARGCGCSHESPRSKVTFQGEACQLSLQHTRLWKAPLAFTHIASRIYKGVEL
- the ckma gene encoding creatine kinase, muscle a, encoding MPFGNTHNNFKLNFSADEEYPDLTKHNNHMAKVLTKEMYAKLRDKQTPTGFTLDDIIQTGVDNPGHPFIMTVGCVAGDEESYEVFKDLFDPVISDRHGGYKPTDKHKTDLNFENLKGGDDLDPNYVLSSRVRTGRSIKGYALPPHNSRAERRAVEKLSVEALNSLDGEFKGKYYPLIAMSDAEQEQLIADHFLFDKPVSPLLLGAGMARDWPDARGIWHNDEKTFLVWVNEEDHLRVISMQKGGNMKEVFRRFCVGLNKIEEVFKKHNHGFMWNEHLGYVLTCPSNLGTGLRGGVHVKLPKLSQHAKFEEILTRLRLQKRGTGGVDTASVGGVFDISNADRIGTSEVEQVQCVVDGVKLMVEMEKKLEKGEAIDSMIPAQK
- the mark4a gene encoding MAP/microtubule affinity-regulating kinase 4 isoform X3; this encodes MSFRSALPSATDRSSDHHASLVASRSEKGTSVSSRSLGARCRNSVPSCPDDPHIGNYRLLKTIGKGNFAKVKLARHVLTGREVAIKIIDKTQLNPTSLQKLFREVRIMKALRHPNIVQLFEVIETEKTLYLVMEYASGGEVFDYLVSHGRMKEVEARAKFRQIVSAVHYCHQKNIVHRDLKAENLLLDADSNIKIADFGFSNEFTLGNKLDTFCGSPPYAAPELFQGKKYDGPEVDIWSLGVILYTLVSGSLPFDGQNLKELRERVLRGKYRVPFYMSTDCEGILRRFLVLNPSKRCTLEQVMKDKWMNTGYDSDELKPHVEPPEDFSDPSRIEVMVGMGFTTEDIKDALLNQKYNEVTATYLLLGLKNEDGTESRVSGSMTLPRVRPNPVTNGTNKHSSTAAAAASSSSSSSSSHSKTQRSASTYHRQRRHSDFCGPSMPVMHPKRSPTGGADRELRESRMPPRKASCSVMGSRSLPPSSPMVSTANNPNKAEIPERRKDMTATTNNIPGSAMTRRNTYVCTDRPSTDRQSLLQNGKENSSLSHRLPPTSPSTLSISGAGASSSSSSADRCRLTRGSTIRSTFHGGQIRERVPSGYGPPPTSPTLSHDATLPSHGRSRATANLFSKITSKLTRRVNLDPSKRQGSNKSVSGCTLPQGSKTVRSQMNLRESADLRSQVAIYLGIRKRPSPGSGEGAGM